The genomic DNA ggagaaaaactcccagatctctcatttacctttaaaagcaaaagaaaaaacatttttttgcacttttacttaaaaaaaaaaaaaagattatgtccCGAGAACCGGAAGTTATGTCAGACATTGCTTCCATCCTCCGAGAGCATAAAgacgagtggcggccatcttggcccCACTTGTCTTCCTGCCCAGCAAACGGCTGCATCGGATTGCTCCCAGGCTTTACCAATGGGTCAGGTAAACCTGGGAATGACTGAGAAGCAGCGGGGGGGATgggctgggaccacttttatcttacagAGAACTGGACATAATAAAaaatgataccagggttatggcagctagccgttTCCATAATAGCGGTATtaaacgtcaaagtaatgatgtattttCATTATGGGCCAGTCAtcaattaaagcagttgtaaaccgctgcagtaagaaaaaaaaaaaacgttaccaTGTAatacaattgcataatgtgctagtgtgcgtcgcacactagcacattatgaaacaccttagaatgaagccctctagTGGCGCACTGCCACAGCTGACAGGGCTTCTATATTCCCccttatgcaacactgtacccccaaaaaaatttatgtccttttctccccacaaatagagctttcttttggtggtatttgatcacctctgcagtttttattttatgcgctataaacaataaaatacctaaatttaaaaaaaaaaaaacaatattttttactttctgctataaaacatatccaatattttttttttttaaatcaaatttgttcatcagtttagaccaatatatgttctgctacatatttttggtaaaaaaaattgcaataagcgtatatttattggtttgtgctaAAGTcgtagcgtctacaaattatgggatagatttatggattttttaatttttttcataagtaatggtggcgatcagtgattttttgcggaattgcgacattgcggcagacaactCTGacgctgacacttttttggggaccagtgacaccaatacagtgctcagtgctaatcaaaatgcactgtcactgtactaatgacactggcagggaagaggttaacatcaggggctatcaaagggttaactctgttccctgggagtgttttctaactgtggagaATGTGCAtttactgtaagaagacagagatctgtgttcctgctcaggaaaaacacaggatctctgtcttcccttctcAAAGAacagcgatctgctttgtttacacagaCAGACCGCCGTTCTCCTGATCTCTAGAATGATCGGTGTGTTCCGGTGGACATTGGGTCCGCccgacccactgattggctcccgctgtgtccaatcatagcagctCGCGGGCGGCACGCGCACGCCCCCCCTgaaccagaagtgtcagatcatgtactaggtatgttaTCAGCAACAGAGccatccctcggaagttcggccccctcctccatcctctgctgctgggccagttagaaagcgctgctcgctttgcgcatgcgcagtagggagccggctgtgaaTTCTTACGATGAATGGTGATGGCAGCACGTGACAGCCGATCTGAAATAAttgtctggggtgccgacatcgcaagctccctggacaggtaagtgaccctatcagtgtccctatcagtcagcagctacagtcagtagctgctaacttttaatttttttttttccccaggcagaaCACCGCTTTGACCTTAACCAAATCTTAGCCCACCAAAGTCTCAACCCCTTCCAAAGAAAAGAgcaaaataaaattggcactttgAAGGCAGCCATTGACTATAACTGCCTTCACAAAAACAGAAGCCATGCTCATTGACTTCTGCAGGGATTTTCAGTGACATTGGAATTACAGAGCTGTAAACAGTAAGCTTATGTGGCTCATAGGATGGTACTTGAAGGCAGTTTCATGTGCTTTCTTGTTAAATGGGGAAGTTTGCAATGTAATTGGtcatatttttacatatatgattATCTCTAATAAAACTAAGTACTTTTCTGTCTTAGTGTTAGCAATTACTGGTCATGCACCATTTTCTTAAAATTCTGAAGATGTCTAGCAAGATTTTGTttatttctctccctctttctgtatatacactgtatattttatACACAAATACATCAATTTGGCAGTAAATTCATCTGTAAACCATTGGAAATGTAAATATACGTATTAAAATCATGCATGCttgaagaatctttttttttttttaaatcctgtccAAAAATGAAGGCATTAGGAGAACTGCTGACATCTGTTTATCTGTTTATAGCAATGGCAAGAGCACCCGTATTAATTCTTGTTCAAAATGCCATACGAAGGAAAGGCATTAGTGCAAACAAGAGTCGTATTTGAATTGTAGATCATGTCTTAGCCATCTGCGAGAACGGATGGTGTTGAGGAATTAATGTGTTAATGAAATCATAATAATCTCTCAAAAGCAATGAATGGGAAGCTTGAAATTATGGTTTAAAAATTAGGCTGTGATACATTTTAAAATTAGAAATGTCTATTGTTTTTGAACATTGTTTTAACAAGAACTACATTCGAAagtgaaggcattacaagatataatgaaatagttaCTGTTATTTTGTTTTAGACTATGTGTTATTTATGATATCTCTTAACATATTAGAATCATTTTTTTACTCCTAAATTATCCTGTGAACTCTATGGAAACCTGTAGATAATCTGTGTTGAGAGAGACATGGAGATGACCACTGCGGAGCCCTCCTTCCTAAATATCTTGTTTGCTGGCTGTCATATTGACCTCTCTCCCTTGAATCACTAACCCATAAAAGTATGCAGATAAAAGGACTTCCAACTTTACTTTGACCTCCTTTTTTGTTCCGATTGAATTTTCTAGATAGCTTTTATCCCAGAGAAAGCCAGGCAGCTGGCATTATGGAAGGTCACCAGTgacaccccccccgcccccattTTCGTTCATGGCAGGTTTATTAACATGTTCATAAACACCAGAACAAAATTTGACATATTGAATCTTACCAGTACTTAGGTGTAGTGGTTGTAttaattatatttgttttttgtttattcacttttttcaccctttgtttgcctagtgatcctgccagtagaatACTTCCTGTACTAGAGTGACACACTCACTGTACTTAATCTATTGAGGGGCACCCTTGTCACCCAGGTTATTATTTGGATTCCAAAACACTTCCCCCTCTCATCTCCACAACATAAGGTCACGATGAAATAAACAGGGCCAAAAAACACTCCTTCAGATTTCAGTGCAGCACAGGATGTTCAGATTTCAGTACAGTACAGGACTCAACAATTTTTTTGCATGTATCAAACATGTATAACACAGTCAATGGTATAACTAACAGACCAAAAGTGAGCAAATAGGAGACGTTTATTgctaaggtttacatacactttaaggaaaACGTAATAGAAATGTATATGATATTTTCAACAAAATAGCATAGTTTGGTATCCCTGCAGAACAGTTCTTATGTTTGAtaattttttaaagcttttttgccTTACATCATCTGAACAAATGTATAAATTGGGTTTATGCTTTCCCATTCAACGGACTTGGGAGAGAGTAAACAGAAACTGAACTAAAACGTTACAGCATGGGATAGAAATGCTATAACTttctttaaaaacaataaaattgtgTAGCTCGTCCAAGTCCCCCTGTGCTTTCTCTTCAAAGGAGTAAAAGGTGGGCTTTTTTAGATATAAATTAAGCAAacgaataaaaaatgttttaaaaataagaaaatataaaaatacattttttggtgcaGAGCACATTGATATCATTTCTTTTTTCGAACAGAAACCAGATTTATACAATTGTTCTGTTATATTTAAAACTAAATTAAAcaatattttgaaaatattttgggTGTAGAGTTTTGTAGATATTTTTAGTACGTGGAAAAACAATATGCCAGTAATAAACCTGTTTAGGATAAACAATGTATTAACCAAGCCATTTGTAGACTATGATCTTTCATAATTACGTGATTAAAGTATCAGAGCTAGTATTTTAGCACCTTAAACAGTTGATATACTTGTGCAAAACAATTATTATACATTTTCAAGTAGCCTTTGGTGATTTTGAGAGAGATAGACACATAAATGACATACACAGGAAGTGAGCATTTTTCAGGACATTTAGGAagaatggttttatttttttttacaatcaattTACCTCAACTTGCTGAATTTCTAATTTTTCATTTTAGGTATGCGATTGGTGTAAACATATACGGCATACTAAAGAATATCTCGACTTTGGAGATGGGGAACGAAGGCTACAGTTCTGCAGCGCAAAATGTCTAAATCAATACAAAATGGATATTTTTTACAAAGAAACACAAGCCAACCTTCCAGCTGGACTGTGCAACACATTACATCCCCCAGCTGACAGTAAATCAGAAGGCACAGGGGTACAGCTGCTAACTCCAGATTCCTGGAATATATCGTTGACAGATGCTCGTAGAAAGGTTCCATCTCCAGCGTCTGCAGCTGGCCAAGTACAAGGTCCTGGATCATCAGCCTCTACCAATGCCTCCCCATCTGATGCCAACAGTTCTGCAGCAAAAATTCCCACACCAGTTCCCAAATCCATTCCCATGAATGACAGTCCAAATATTGCACCAGTTCCTGTCCCACCACCTGCCAGTATTGTGCCTCCCATGGGCGTACCACCAAGGAGTCCTCCCATGATTATGACTAACAGGGGACCGGTTCCTCTGCCCATATTTATGGAACAGCAAATAATACAGCAAATACGCCCACCCTTTTTACGAGGTCCCCATGGTTCAGGCCCCAACAGCCCTTTGCCCAGTTCACTAATCCCTGGTATGGGTCCACCTCCAGGTGGTTCCAGAGTTTTAGGTCCTACTTCTAGTCCTATGCATAGACCAATGTTATCACCTCATAATTATCCACCAAATACACCTACAATGCCAGGCAACCCACCAGGATTGCTTCCACCACATCCACCTGGTGGCCCTCTACCTAGTCTTCCTTTCCCTCACATGGGCATGATGCCAAATGGTCCCATACATATGCCACAAATGGTAAATTTTGGTTTGCCATCTCTTGCACCTTTAGTGCCACCACCAACTCTTTTAGTGCCATATCCTGTTATTGTTCCTTTACCTGTTCCAATACCAATTCCCATACCTATTCCTCAAGTGGTGGATTCCAAACCTCCAAATGACTTCTCCAGCAATGGTGAAAGCATCATTCCAAGTTCATCAAGTGATGCACCAGGTGCAAAGCCAAAGGATAATTCTTTGTCCCCAAGGGATTCCAAACAAAGGTCCTTAAAGCCTTCTGATTCATCTCCTGGTGGTTCAGGGCAGTCATCTCACCAGGCTACAGTTGTTCAGGAACAAACTAAAACTGAAGTGGTAGATTTAACAGTGAGGACAGCAAGCCCAGAAAACAGTAAAATTAGTGTCACTAATACACTTCAGGTCCCACAAGATGGAGTCATAGATTTAACTATGGCACACAGATCTAGACTTCACAATGTCATACATAGAGCTCTTAGTTCTCCATTCAAACTTGAATCTGAACCTAACAGTGTTGTAAACTTATCTTTCAGTAATTCAGATAGAACCAATTGTAGTGACTGTATGGAGAATAGTACGTTAGAGACAAAAGTATATCCCTCCAGTGACTCTGATTTTTGTGGTACAGTGTCACGGGCCCCCAGCACTCCAGGACTGGAAACCAGTGCAGCAGTTTGTAATGTCATTGTAAATGGTGCAAAGAACACAGAGGGTTCTAAAAACTCTGAGAAATTACATGAGCAAAGGAAGACATTGTTAGAAAAGGAGCCAGTAGTAAGTGAGTTGGAATCTGTTAAAGAAAACAACTGTGCATCAAATTGCCACTCAGAGCTAGAAACCAGCAAGAAGAATCTTGTGGATGAGTCCCTAATACCTGGGGACAAACAAGATCCCAATCTAAAtaacccagctgatgaggaccaTGCTTATGCTTTGAGGATGTTGCCTAAAACAGGTTGTGTTATCCAGCCTGTGCCAAAACCAGCAGAAAAAACTGCGATGACCCCTTGTATAATCTCAGCTCCAATACTCTCCACAGGGACAGAAGACATGGAGCCACCACTGAAAAGGAGGTGCCTCCGTATTCGAAATCAAAATAAATGAAGGTTTGTGTCAATATTGTTTTGTCAATAAAACCAGTTATGCTCAGCCCAATAGGTACAATTATACAGTGCAAATGTCATGTCAGGAATTGGCAGATGTTTAGCAATACTGTATGTAAAGGTGCTGCAGAACAAATGATTTACACTGTGTGGTCAGTATGGATGTTTACCTTCATCATCTCTCCCTGTATAAAGTCAGCAAAGTTCTGCACAGTTCTCAAGAACAAGGTGGTCTCTGTCAGGTTCACtcgtaataaacaaaaaaaaacatattggcaTAGATCCCACCTCCACCTTCCTCCTAAGCAGTTTGGCCTTAATTGCTCCTTACAGACTCACTAgcaccatatacagtatatgcactaaaaataaaaaataaaaataaagatgggAGACATTTTAGATATATATTGTGTTAATGTTTTTACTTTTGAGATGTATttttcaatatacagtatgtaattagATTTGACCGCATTGGCTTTATGGCCAGGCAAATTAGTGAAGGTGTTAGGAGATGGCAAAGTTTTAATTTTGTCCATCATATGCAGATTTGTGAATCACGATTTCCTGTTTTCCTAAACTGTATGACTCTGATCAGACAAATCTATATGCACAGAAGCATACAGGAAATCTAAAACTGGTCATCTTGTAAATATAGAATTCATCATATCATTTTTACTTTTACATGGACTAACATTCTGTACCTATAGGACTATGATTGAATTATGAATTCCCAACACTATCTTAAATCTAATAcagaaatttattaaaaaaaaagttttgggaattaaccaagaaaaaatatataatataaaactctGTTTTACAAattgtttgcaaaataaaaacaataaaaaacaataaatgtaaaattaatttGGCCGCATTATGCTCACCCCTGCTGGAAAATGTTAGTTAATTATCTGTGTAAACTTGCTGTCAAAAATATAATGCAAGTGTGTCAACTCTTCAAAGTCTAATCAGCATGCAGCACTAAGCAGAGGAATCCTTAAATAAAGTAAAACAAACTGTGTAACAACCACAGCCATTGCCCAGTAACACATTCTTCTTTTTTTGTGGAACGGTACCAACAAACAATGTATAGTACCCCGTGGTAGTCACTGCAAACTGGTGAAAGTCTGCCCAGGTGCTCTGCAGCAGAATGATATCAATAGACAAGCATATAGTTGTGGAggcactccttaaccacttcccatcccagccattgtaatatgacagccgcaggaacactctgtccctctgggtgggcgtcatatgatgtccttggcttcCCAGCGTCAGCACGCACGGGCGCCTGTGGCGGCCACAATGTCCGCCTGGCACTCGCGATTGCTCgtcacagagcaggaacgtggatctgtgtgagtAAACACACAGACCCACGTCCTgttgggagaggagacagatcgtgtgttcctagtatacagtaataccgatcagtctcctcccctccctcatcagtcccctccccccacagttagaatcactccctaggtgacacatttaacctcttgatcgccccctagtgttaaccccttccctgccagtgacatttatacagtaatcagtgcatatttatagcactgatcgctgtataa from Aquarana catesbeiana isolate 2022-GZ linkage group LG04, ASM4218655v1, whole genome shotgun sequence includes the following:
- the SOBP gene encoding sine oculis-binding protein homolog isoform X3; the protein is MAEMEKEGRPPENKRSRKPAHPVKREINEEMKGNSPLYRAWSPLPLKQKVRGESKMLPTEQKNFAENTMNELLGWYGYDKVELKDADDIEFRNYHPDGEGRQHISVLKEEDVSNVQIMCAWCQKVGIKRYSLSMGSEVKSFCSEKCFAACRRAYFKRNKARDEDGHGENFPQQHYAKETPRLAFKNNCELLVCDWCKHIRHTKEYLDFGDGERRLQFCSAKCLNQYKMDIFYKETQANLPAGLCNTLHPPADSKSEGTGVQLLTPDSWNISLTDARRKVPSPASAAGQVQGPGSSASTNASPSDANSSAAKIPTPVPKSIPMNDSPNIAPVPVPPPASIVPPMGVPPRSPPMIMTNRGPVPLPIFMEQQIIQQIRPPFLRGPHGSGPNSPLPSSLIPGMGPPPGGSRVLGPTSSPMHRPMLSPHNYPPNTPTMPGNPPGLLPPHPPGGPLPSLPFPHMGMMPNGPIHMPQMVNFGLPSLAPLVPPPTLLVPYPVIVPLPVPIPIPIPIPQVVDSKPPNDFSSNGESIIPSSSSDAPGAKPKDNSLSPRDSKQRSLKPSDSSPGGSGQSSHQATVVQEQTKTEVVDLTVRTASPENSKISVTNTLQVPQDGVIDLTMAHRSRLHNVIHRALSSPFKLESEPNSVVNLSFSNSDRTNCSDCMENSTLETKVYPSSDSDFCGTVSRAPSTPGLETSAAVCNVIVNGAKNTEGSKNSEKLHEQRKTLLEKEPVVSELESVKENNCASNCHSELETSKKNLVDESLIPGDKQDPNLNNPADEDHAYALRMLPKTGCVIQPVPKPAEKTAMTPCIISAPILSTGTEDMEPPLKRRCLRIRNQNK
- the SOBP gene encoding sine oculis-binding protein homolog isoform X1; translated protein: MAEMEKEGRPPENKRSRKPAHPVKREINEEMKGNSPLYRAWSPLPLKQKVRGESKMLPTEQKNFAENTMNELLGWYGYDKVELKDADDIEFRNYHPDGEGRQHISVLKENSLPKPKLSEDSVIAPFNTNYSGLATGNGLAELPAGSRDHGNMPIMVPLIPPPFMKPPAEEDVSNVQIMCAWCQKVGIKRYSLSMGSEVKSFCSEKCFAACRRAYFKRNKARDEDGHGENFPQQHYAKETPRLAFKNNCELLVCDWCKHIRHTKEYLDFGDGERRLQFCSAKCLNQYKMDIFYKETQANLPAGLCNTLHPPADSKSEGTGVQLLTPDSWNISLTDARRKVPSPASAAGQVQGPGSSASTNASPSDANSSAAKIPTPVPKSIPMNDSPNIAPVPVPPPASIVPPMGVPPRSPPMIMTNRGPVPLPIFMEQQIIQQIRPPFLRGPHGSGPNSPLPSSLIPGMGPPPGGSRVLGPTSSPMHRPMLSPHNYPPNTPTMPGNPPGLLPPHPPGGPLPSLPFPHMGMMPNGPIHMPQMVNFGLPSLAPLVPPPTLLVPYPVIVPLPVPIPIPIPIPQVVDSKPPNDFSSNGESIIPSSSSDAPGAKPKDNSLSPRDSKQRSLKPSDSSPGGSGQSSHQATVVQEQTKTEVVDLTVRTASPENSKISVTNTLQVPQDGVIDLTMAHRSRLHNVIHRALSSPFKLESEPNSVVNLSFSNSDRTNCSDCMENSTLETKVYPSSDSDFCGTVSRAPSTPGLETSAAVCNVIVNGAKNTEGSKNSEKLHEQRKTLLEKEPVVSELESVKENNCASNCHSELETSKKNLVDESLIPGDKQDPNLNNPADEDHAYALRMLPKTGCVIQPVPKPAEKTAMTPCIISAPILSTGTEDMEPPLKRRCLRIRNQNK
- the SOBP gene encoding sine oculis-binding protein homolog isoform X2 produces the protein MAEMEKEGRPPENKRSRKPAHPVKREINEEMKNFAENTMNELLGWYGYDKVELKDADDIEFRNYHPDGEGRQHISVLKENSLPKPKLSEDSVIAPFNTNYSGLATGNGLAELPAGSRDHGNMPIMVPLIPPPFMKPPAEEDVSNVQIMCAWCQKVGIKRYSLSMGSEVKSFCSEKCFAACRRAYFKRNKARDEDGHGENFPQQHYAKETPRLAFKNNCELLVCDWCKHIRHTKEYLDFGDGERRLQFCSAKCLNQYKMDIFYKETQANLPAGLCNTLHPPADSKSEGTGVQLLTPDSWNISLTDARRKVPSPASAAGQVQGPGSSASTNASPSDANSSAAKIPTPVPKSIPMNDSPNIAPVPVPPPASIVPPMGVPPRSPPMIMTNRGPVPLPIFMEQQIIQQIRPPFLRGPHGSGPNSPLPSSLIPGMGPPPGGSRVLGPTSSPMHRPMLSPHNYPPNTPTMPGNPPGLLPPHPPGGPLPSLPFPHMGMMPNGPIHMPQMVNFGLPSLAPLVPPPTLLVPYPVIVPLPVPIPIPIPIPQVVDSKPPNDFSSNGESIIPSSSSDAPGAKPKDNSLSPRDSKQRSLKPSDSSPGGSGQSSHQATVVQEQTKTEVVDLTVRTASPENSKISVTNTLQVPQDGVIDLTMAHRSRLHNVIHRALSSPFKLESEPNSVVNLSFSNSDRTNCSDCMENSTLETKVYPSSDSDFCGTVSRAPSTPGLETSAAVCNVIVNGAKNTEGSKNSEKLHEQRKTLLEKEPVVSELESVKENNCASNCHSELETSKKNLVDESLIPGDKQDPNLNNPADEDHAYALRMLPKTGCVIQPVPKPAEKTAMTPCIISAPILSTGTEDMEPPLKRRCLRIRNQNK